GCTGTCACGGATGCTGAGAAACGGGTGGGCGAGtcgatggagaagctgcgcgAGGAACGTGGCCTGAAGGAGCAGATGGAGGGCGTGCTGCGCATCGTGAGAGAAGAGATTATCGAGAcgcagagagagaaggaggacCTGGAgcaagagctggaggagagTGAGATGCGAAGAGAGGCGTCGGAAATGATGCACCAAGAGGCAGAGAGCAAGCTGGCCGGCCTGCGCGCTGGCAGGGAAATGGAGAGAAACGCATCCCCCGAGAAGCCCAAGGACACGCGAGAGGTGGAGATTGCCGTTGAGCGAGTGGCGCGAGAGCTGCACGGCCTCTACAAGACCAAGCACGAGACCAAGGTTGCGGCGCTGAAGAAGTCGTACGAAAACcgatgggagaagaaggtgcgGGAGCTCGAAGCCAAGATCCAGGGCCTGACAATGGAGAACGAGAAGCTGCGGGCTGGCCACGACTCCACCATGACCATGGTTGACCATGCTGATATGGAGGAGTGGAAGGCCCGGTCTGTGCGCGATAATGCCATGATcagggagctggaggcggaTGTTCAACGACTGGAGGCGGTCATCTCGACGGTGCGCCGCGACAACGACGAGCTGCGTGTCAACTTGCAGCAGGAGAGGGTTGAGAAGGGAGAGCTGGTGCAGCTTGCGGAGGAGCTGATGGCCATGCAGaaccttgctgctgctccaacTCCAGCGCCGCAGCGCCAACAACCTGCACCGCCGGCGGCGCCTCAATCGCCACCACCACAATCATCCCTGCGTCAGCCGGAGCGAAGAGAATCGGTGTCCAAGAAGCCGGCGCTGGAGCGATCAGACTCGGTGTCCTCCAAGACGTCGTCGAGAGCCAACCCGAACCGCATCTCCGTCTCCGGACTCAGGGCGCCGGGAACGGGGCTCCGGCCGCCGCACGAGCGGgggaagagcagcatcggAGGAGGCTTGCCTCGGCCGGGTGGCGCAAGGGGGAGCGGCATCTTGAACTCTattgagaagatgggcaATTACAGGGGACGCGATTGATTTTCCATTGCAATTTACGATTAACCCAAGCTTAGCCCTCTTCCCCACGGGgctgaaaagggaaaagacaaagacgaaCACGACGTTTACGGCCCCCCGCTTAGCATAGTGATGAAGGGAAGAATATGATTTACCAATGGcggttcttcttttctttctcgcctTCGTCACTCACACTCTCTTCATGTTTTCTTTGGTTTTTTAGAaccgtctctcttttttaGATCACATGGTCTTATTTCCTACGATCACCCGACTTTTTCTCTCActatctttctcttctcttctttctttctttcttttattagGGTTGGATTTGGAACGGCAAACGGATTTGGAGAGGAAAGAATGAAATTGTACGAAAGCGTGCGCCGGTcgtgtttcttcttttttctcttaacttgaagaaaaattGCTGCCTGCatggttttgttttgttggtgatgatgatatccTGGTTGTGTGTGAGCTGTCGTGTTCACCACGTGTGGGGAGGCTTTTTGATACTTTTCATTTCTTACActttcttcgtcttcttcttcttcttgtggTTGTTGCCCTTCTTTCTTGGGGGgagtttattaatttagatgatgatgatttatGCTGATGAGAATCTTATTTACTCGCTTTTGTGCCTTTTTTTGCGTGCTGTGTACCTTCgtgatgatgaatgaagcTCTTTTGGTGTAAACGTTGAGCATATGTTTGCTTTTAGACTTTGTGTAAATGGtgtttttatttactattagGTAGATGGTGAGATCTCATTTCACATAGTTCATTAATAAAATCAAGCATAACAACTCGAAAAGAATCTGCCCGCTCCTCACAGCCCATACGCTTGCTTAGCCGTACCCCCAAAGATCATGGCGCGATCCTCATCGGTCAACGACGCCATCCAGCACATCTTCTCAACCACCTCCCTCCACTTGGGCCAGGCCTCGTTTGACCCATCAccggcctcgtcctcgttcTTGTCGAAGCCGACGGCGCAGACGGGCCAGTCgctggcaaagatgatgcgGGACGGGCCAAACGTGGCGAGGACGACGCCGAGCCAGGGCAAGGTAGACTGGAAGATGTGGGAGGGGTCCTGCTCGCGCAGGGCGGGGGTCATCTCGGCGAAGCCTCCGGAGAGCTTCATGTATGTGCGGGCGCATTTGCCGAGGGAGAAGATTGCGGTGCGCCAGGCGGTGAAGGAGGGATCGGAGGAGACGTTGTAGACGGTGAGGTCGGGCTTGCAGAGGTGGTCTGTTTATGTATTAGATTGGTTAGAtgaaaggggggaggatgTTGTGTTGTAAATGGAGGTTTACTTACTGATGATAAAGGTGACCTTTTCATCGTCGGGGACGCCCTCGTGTGCTCGACCAATCATCTCGACCGtctcctcgagctgcttccGGCCTCTGCGGTGCTGGTCAATGGCCACTTCGAAGACGAAGCCGCGTTTGCCCAGATACTTGAGCCCCTCGATGAACTTGTCCTCGAGCATGGTGCCGTGCGGCTTGTCCTGCAGGAGGTACCTAAACCCCTTGATCTTGGGCCACGCCTCGccggcctcctcctcgactcTCTTGAGGTACTTTTCCATGATGGCCTCTCCGCAGGGCACGGGGGCCCAGGGCACAATGGCCAGGCATAGGGACTTGTCCTCTGGGGAGTGGCCCTCGCCTTCGAGGGGCGTGCCGAGGGCGACGCGCTTCAGCCAGCGGACCTCCTTGAGGGGGCCGTCCCAGCCGGCTTCGGCTTGGGCGTCGTCGCCTGAGGTTATGGCGGCGAGGTCGTTTTTGCGGTCTGTctcgacgaagatgaagcctAGGAGGGACGGGGCGGAGCGGGCGGCGTGCTTGAACTGGTCGACGGAGAATTGGCCGGCGAGGGGATGGTCGGGGGTGCACCAGGCGAGGTTGGAGAGTTCTGATTCGGGGTAGATGTGGATGTGGGCGTCGATGATGGGGAGGATGAGGCGGTCGTCTTGGGAGGAGGCCATGGTTGGGGAGGTcggtgagagagagactgaTGTCGATATCGGGTGTTGTTGATTTAGGGGGAACAGGTGTAGTAATTGTTGATGGAGGTTTACTTGATTCGATTGTAGAAGAGGAGtatggaggaagaaaaagaagaagaagaaggagatatggatgaaaagagatggaaagaagcTGAACCGTATTAATGCAGCTGGTCACATCACGAGCTCCGTCACTCTTCACCCCAACTTTGCTATCCCAAAGCTCTCCCCTTGTCCCCTTTTTATTTACATACTACCCCGCCATGCTAAGAATGCAGCTCCGAGTGGGGAGTGGCTCTTCAGGGGTGGATTGATTTTTTGATAGCGGAGAACaaaaagatgcagatgcaggaAGCAAGAGAGTGGGGGGTTTTTAGATAGTTTTTCAGAAGGAAATGGATGTGGtcaaaaggaaaagggcaaCGGAGCCGAGATAGCTTTTGGGTTTGGAGGACATTAACCCGAGGAGCCGGAGGCCACGATGGGATTGgagttttttatttattagTGGAGGTGAGATTTTGGAGAATGACGATAGCTAAGAGTGACCGTCTGGTGGCTGATGGGGATAGTGGCGCTTGGTTTGGGGGTGGCGGGCACGCTAGGAGTATTTGTTTAAGGCGACGGGTATTTTTGGTTGATGGTTTTGGGGGTTTagggatgaagatgaaccGAGACTATGGATTTGATTGCTTAGATGGAGAAGTGGGACACGGGATATAGTGTATACTGTATTAAAGAGGAACAGATAGATAGACTGCCTATAATAGATGGGGATGTGATTACAAGATGTAATAGTCTTTATGTAATTGTAGCGAGAGAATGGTGCATTGGTATGCTATATCAACTGGTTTGGACATGTTTGCATTGTGTAAGTGTAGTACAGACACATATAATCTACTtggtgcttcttcttctatccTTTTATTTCTCTCCCTCACAGCGAATTCTCAAGCTCAATCAGCCCTCCCACAGCCACGTCCACCTCGCCATCCAACTTGGCCGCATCCACGGTGCTCCCCAATGGCCTCCTGCTCCGGCCACCGCCGTACCCATAGTACTTCTGCAGCGCCGCCTTGATGCCCGCAATCCCCAGCTGGACGAGCGCCCAGTCGGCCCTGCTGAACCGTGTCTGCAGCTCCTgggcctccttgagcttgcccTCGTCGTACAGCCGCAGCATGTGTTGGTGCGTCTTGGGCAGTAGATTCGCCGTGGCAGCAATAACACCATGAGAGCCGCCGACCAGGCCGTGCAGGAAAAAGTCCGTCTTTCcggcaaaggcagcaaagggCCGGCCGATGCGCGGGTCGTGGGCGATGCGCTGCAGCTTGCCCATGTTGCCGCAGGTGAGCTTGACGCCGACAATGTTGGGGTTGGCGACGGCTAGGTTGATGATCATGTCCGAGTCGAGGTCGATGCCGCCGGTGACGGCGGGGAAGTTGTAGAGGACGATGGGGATGGGAGAGGCGGAGGCGACGTCgttgaagaaattgaagaTGACGGGCTTTTGCATTGCGCCAactgattgatgatgatgacagcgTCGTTAGCATTCATCCTCTACCTCTTCAATCACCATCTATCCTCCATAAACTCACCCCAGTAGCTCGGCGACAGCACCAGCGCATAATCGGCGCCcgcctccttggcctcgcgGCACAGCTGGATTGTCTCTCTCGTGCTCTGGACGCCGCATCCCGCCACAATGACGGACCCAGGCTTGCCGTGCTCGTTGAGGACTTCCCTGGCTAGTCTCAGCACCTGCTGCCGCTCGTCGTGCAGCATGTGCATGGCCTCTCCGTTGGAACCCTGGATGACGAGGCCGTCGACGCCGCCCTTGGCCAGGCGCGTGAGATGCGCTCGGATTGCATCAAAGTCGATTGTCTCGTCGGGGTTGAAGAAGGCCACGGCGGGGACGTAGATGCCGCGGGGTGGGCACGGGATTGCTGCGGCCATGGTGTTTGTGTGgtctgcgtctgcgtctTTGATGTTGATTTTTTGACTTGGTCTTTTCCCTGGCCTGGACGACTCGATACCTTATACTGCTTTTGCTGCAAAGAAAATCGAGGAATCGGGAATCAAAGAGTCAATTCGGGATATTCAATGAAGCTTCCCTTCGGCTTAAGATATCCCACCTGTCCCGCACCGATTGCGGAGACCATGCCGCCTTGTAAGTGCTAAACACACCATCTTCCCCCTCATCCCCTCCATCCAGCAATGCGTAGTAAATAGCGGATTTTTATCCTGCTCAGCTTGCCAAGCAAATGTGTGAATGGCTCATCTTTCTGCCGCTCCAATTACCACATAGTAACAGGCATTTGCGCCTATGAGCGTGAAGCAACCGCGCCTTTTCTGGTCGTCGTGGTGTTATGTATGTGCTTTTGTACCCCGCTGACGGAGACGGAGCTCGAGTTCCGTCTGCTGTTGTAGTGTGAGAGCAGACGGATTAATGGGCGTCGTATAAGAGATTGTAGggatgatgaaaaagaagctgtcgAGTATGGAATAGCTGAGTTGAATTTACTCCAACGGAGATGTCGGACAGCCCTCgaggtacatacatgcttGCATGCCTTAAACATGCACATAAGGGCACACACACAATAAAAACCACGTGCTGCGGCATGTGCTTTCAAAAAGTCTCAAGCTACCCATATACCGACGCCGTCTGCCTTGAAAACATGCCGCAACAATTCTTTGGTAATCAAAAGCCCAGAAACATCGGCGATAATAAGAGTATGACGCTCCCACCAATATCGCTCACCTCATAGGCTGGCGGACATAACGCAAAATAGGCTAGACCCTAGGATTGCCGGCAGCACCAGCCGAGATCCGGGACGCCAGGGGCCGTTTGGTCCATCGGTCGAGGTTTAAACGCCGAAAGCATATGATGGCGATAAGGCGCCAATAATTCGGGGTTGCCTCAACATTCGAGGGCGGCGTTACTGTGACGTTGTTGATGGAatgagctggagctggagccggTTTGTAAAGACCGATGATGGGATTTCGCTGCGATGGATTGATGGATAGATAAAAGGCCATGAGTTGGCACTTTTGTGCATGGCTTTTtgttcagcatcatcaagcaaCTTGAGCATCACTTACAACAACTCTCAAAGCATCTCTTGAAATCATCTCTGAATATACAACAACGAGACACTTGCACAGCTTTTCAACTTATACCTcagacaaaaacaacaacaaagcaAATCAACACCAATACCAACAACAATGGCTATCCAACCTGTCTGGTTCATCACGGCCGCTTCCTCTGGCTTCGGCCAAGCCATCGCCCTCTCCGCCCTTCGCCGCGGCCACAccgtcatcgccaccgcCCGCAACGCATCCCGCATCCAAGATCTCGCCGCTGCAGGTGCCCATACTCTGGCCTTTGACGTGACTTCGCCGCTGGCTACCATCGAGGGCGTGGCTAAGCAGGTCTTTGCCGAGCACGGCCGCGTCGACTATCTCATCAATGCCGCTGGCTACATCCTCGAGGGCTCTATTGAAGAGGTCAGCCCCGAGGAGGTCTATGATAGCTTCAACACCAATGTCTTTGGCACCATGAACACTGTCCGCGCATTCTTGCCGCATATGCGCGCACAGCCGCTGGCTGATAATGGCGTTCGAGGCGTTGTCGCTACGTTTGGAAGTTTGGGCAGTTGGCGTGGTTCGGCGGGTTTTGGAGTCTACTCCATGACCAAGTGGTGCTGTTCTGCGCTGGGCGAGACGTTGGCTGCTGAACTTGAGCctttcaagatcaaggcgaCGGTGATTGAGCCTGGTTACTTTCGCACTGGATTTTTGAACCCGGGCACAAGGGTTTCTTCCAAGGCTCGGGTTGATGCGTATGAGGATGAGAACACGCCGACGGGCAAGACGCGGAGGGCTATTGTGAAGACGGATGGCAACCAGCTTGGTGATGTGAAGAAGGGGGCTGAGGTGATTGTCGATGTGCTGTCGAGCACTGGTGTTGCGAGCGGCAAGGAGCTGCCTGTGAGGGTGATGCTTGGTAGTGATACGGAGAAGGTCGTCAGGGATAAGTTTGCAAGCACCGTTGGGATTCTCGATGAGTGGAGCGAGGTTATTAGGAGCACTGATTCTCCTCTCAACTGAGGTGTTTGAACGAGTGCGAGgttgaggagagagaggcggaggttggcttttcttttttgcatACTGGTTCGAGGGCATGGGCTCAGCGTTGGATATTAGGATATAATAGCATATAGATGATAGAATCCAGTCTTTTTTGTATCTACATGTAGCTGGTGGTAGAATCTACCCTGCATGTGAATTCATAACCCATTCATCCATATCCGATTCCATTTGCAACCAAAAGGTCCCATCATTTCCACATAAACTCTAGTCATGCTGAATACAAACAAATGATAGTAATATAACAAAAAACAAACTCCATGCTTGTGAACCTCATGTTCTTTTAGAGACCCAATGCGCCTCGCAGAATCTGCATAAACTTCCAAACATCCTCGAACCGGCTGTACAGCGGCACCGGCGCCACGCGCAGCACGTCCGGCTTCCGCTTGTCGCACATGACGCCATTCTGCTCGAGGGCCTGGGCAATGTCGTCCAAGAGGCCCTCTCGCAAGAGGACACTCAGCTGCGTACCTCGCTGGGCGGGGTCTCGCGGCGTGatgatcttgaagaaggGCTTGGCAGCGTCAGTCTCGGTGTTGATCTGGTCCAGCAGGTGCTCTGCGTAGGCGGTCAGGACGAGGGCCTTGGACCGGAGATCGCGCATGCTCgtcttgttgaagatggagagggcggcggcaacgCTGGCCAGGTCCAGGGCGGAAGGGTTGGACACTTGATATCCGGCGGCGCCGGGGGTGGGCACAAAGGTGTTGGCCATGTTGAAGCGCACGCGCTTGTCGCCGCCGTACCAGCCGGACAGACGAGGGCGGTAGTTGGGGCTCTCCGAGTTGTCGACGAAGTCGACCTTGCCGTAGCGTTCGTGCACAAAGGCTCCCGCGGTGGCTCCGGGCCCGGCGTTGATGTACTTGTAGGTGCACCAGCAGGCAAAGTCGACGTCCCAGTCGTGCAGCTTGAGCTCGACGTTGCCAGCGGCGTGGGCGAGGTCCcagccgacgacgatgcctCGCTCCTTGGCGTAGGCGGTGATCCGGGGGATGTCGAACAGCTGGCCCGACCAGTACTGGATGCCCGGCAGCAGgatcaaggccgtcgagtCGGCGTGGGCGTCGATAGTGGCGAGGACCTTTTCCGTGGGGATCAGATAATCCTCATTGGGCTCAATCTTGATCATGCTCTCCTCAGGATTCAGTCCGTGCCAGACAATCTGGCTCTCGATGGCGTAGTGGTCGCTGGGGAAAGGTTTCCACTCCAGGATGACCTTGTGCCTCTTGCTGTCGGGCTTGTAGAagctggccatcatcatgtgcAGGTTGACCGTCAGCGTGCTCATGTAGACAATCTCGCTGGGCGAGGCTCCGACGAGATCGGCCGACTTGTTGGCGCAGTCCTCGGCCATGTCCTGCCACTGCACCAGCGGCGACTGGCCCATGTCGGTGAAGTGACCGTTGACGCCCACCGACGCCCACGTCTCCAGCTGGGCGTTGACATAGTCGCGGACGGCCTTGGGTTGGGCGCCCAGCGAGTTTCCGACAAAGTAGATGCCCTGCTCAGTCTCAGCGCCATTGACACCgttggtgccgttggcggTGCTCTTGGCTTCACCTGCGGTATATGATTAGCATCTTTGTCGTTTGAATTTGTGTCAATGAG
Above is a genomic segment from Trichoderma breve strain T069 chromosome 6, whole genome shotgun sequence containing:
- a CDS encoding aminotransferase class-V domain-containing protein, yielding MDLPAYVERLRSGAPPKFPADANSLQFAQKLDSQDSLRHLRDEFILPTKASLKKKALDGSIPGEAKSTANGTNGVNGAETEQGIYFVGNSLGAQPKAVRDYVNAQLETWASVGVNGHFTDMGQSPLVQWQDMAEDCANKSADLVGASPSEIVYMSTLTVNLHMMMASFYKPDSKRHKVILEWKPFPSDHYAIESQIVWHGLNPEESMIKIEPNEDYLIPTEKVLATIDAHADSTALILLPGIQYWSGQLFDIPRITAYAKERGIVVGWDLAHAAGNVELKLHDWDVDFACWCTYKYINAGPGATAGAFVHERYGKVDFVDNSESPNYRPRLSGWYGGDKRVRFNMANTFVPTPGAAGYQVSNPSALDLASVAAALSIFNKTSMRDLRSKALVLTAYAEHLLDQINTETDAAKPFFKIITPRDPAQRGTQLSVLLREGLLDDIAQALEQNGVMCDKRKPDVLRVAPVPLYSRFEDVWKFMQILRGALGL
- a CDS encoding short chain dehydrogenase domain-containing protein is translated as MAIQPVWFITAASSGFGQAIALSALRRGHTVIATARNASRIQDLAAAGAHTLAFDVTSPLATIEGVAKQVFAEHGRVDYLINAAGYILEGSIEEVSPEEVYDSFNTNVFGTMNTVRAFLPHMRAQPLADNGVRGVVATFGSLGSWRGSAGFGVYSMTKWCCSALGETLAAELEPFKIKATVIEPGYFRTGFLNPGTRVSSKARVDAYEDENTPTGKTRRAIVKTDGNQLGDVKKGAEVIVDVLSSTGVASGKELPVRVMLGSDTEKVVRDKFASTVGILDEWSEVIRSTDSPLN
- a CDS encoding amidohydrolase domain-containing protein — protein: MASSQDDRLILPIIDAHIHIYPESELSNLAWCTPDHPLAGQFSVDQFKHAARSAPSLLGFIFVETDRKNDLAAITSGDDAQAEAGWDGPLKEVRWLKRVALGTPLEGEGHSPEDKSLCLAIVPWAPVPCGEAIMEKYLKRVEEEAGEAWPKIKGFRYLLQDKPHGTMLEDKFIEGLKYLGKRGFVFEVAIDQHRRGRKQLEETVEMIGRAHEGVPDDEKVTFIINHLCKPDLTVYNVSSDPSFTAWRTAIFSLGKCARTYMKLSGGFAEMTPALREQDPSHIFQSTLPWLGVVLATFGPSRIIFASDWPVCAVGFDKNEDEAGDGSNEAWPKWREVVEKMCWMASLTDEDRAMIFGGTAKQAYGL
- a CDS encoding central kinetochore-associated domain-containing protein, whose amino-acid sequence is MSSPLSPSADAMLNSTSSASSTVSDKYEDAYDDMTSTPTTDISQPEQFRPPSRIRTDDARFNQENISPAKSRHSRIMSGTELSPLRIVESQRSSLDGSLLKVSGGAVRSPRKVSPDRRFPVKINLSGDVPSRPTYDTQSPSIDEVVQDSNGLKKPISIYEDGPRSIREEDEAGMDDTEKLHRGDATAGDEDFTMDVSTFSAFSAVPNMAMLAKLGQTPNGRRESSAKRAHHAMEDDNSSLADFGRSQRSPPGRRDVLSPSRTTPNLASTLTPSRQLSNLLDNDKTPRSIPSITPRELETLKSDFLSQISSLKASLSGKEAEVQSLKTAVTDAEKRVGESMEKLREERGLKEQMEGVLRIVREEIIETQREKEDLEQELEESEMRREASEMMHQEAESKLAGLRAGREMERNASPEKPKDTREVEIAVERVARELHGLYKTKHETKVAALKKSYENRWEKKVRELEAKIQGLTMENEKLRAGHDSTMTMVDHADMEEWKARSVRDNAMIRELEADVQRLEAVISTVRRDNDELRVNLQQERVEKGELVQLAEELMAMQNLAAAPTPAPQRQQPAPPAAPQSPPPQSSLRQPERRESVSKKPALERSDSVSSKTSSRANPNRISVSGLRAPGTGLRPPHERGKSSIGGGLPRPGGARGSGILNSIEKMGNYRGRD
- a CDS encoding dihydrodipicolinate synthetase family domain-containing protein, which translates into the protein MAAAIPCPPRGIYVPAVAFFNPDETIDFDAIRAHLTRLAKGGVDGLVIQGSNGEAMHMLHDERQQVLRLAREVLNEHGKPGSVIVAGCGVQSTRETIQLCREAKEAGADYALVLSPSYWVGAMQKPVIFNFFNDVASASPIPIVLYNFPAVTGGIDLDSDMIINLAVANPNIVGVKLTCGNMGKLQRIAHDPRIGRPFAAFAGKTDFFLHGLVGGSHGVIAATANLLPKTHQHMLRLYDEGKLKEAQELQTRFSRADWALVQLGIAGIKAALQKYYGYGGGRSRRPLGSTVDAAKLDGEVDVAVGGLIELENSL